CACTCCCTGGCTTCCTTGTGCAAGAAGGGCAAGATAACAAGGGAGACGGCCTTCCTGCACGCTTTCGACGTGAAGGACCTGGAGCGATTCTTGGACGAAAGATGATGGCTATTCGAAAGGCTTTGCGTCCTTGCAGCTGACGGAGGACCCTTTTCTTCTTTTGAGTATCTTCTTGTCAAAATATCGCAGGCCTCTGTTTATAAGCAGAACTATCACGACACTTCCTGCAGCGAGGATGTAGAGATCCAGCGCCACGCAGATGCCTAAGGCGGCCGTAAAGAGAATGGAGGCTGCAGAGGTAAGATATATTACCGTCTTTCTCTCCTGATGTTGGATTATGGTGCCTGCGCCGATGAAGCTTATGCCTAAAACTATGGCCTGTATGACCCTTATGGGGTCTCCTCTCACGAAGTCGTTTTGTCCTATGGACATGCAGTAATTTAAGATTATTACCTTGCCCAACAGGACAAAGAGGGTGGATGCTCCCGCTATGAGCATGTGGGTCCGCATGCCGGCAGGCTTGCCTATGTTCTCTCTTTCTACCCCTATAATGCCTCCAAGCAGGACAGCTATTATTACCTTGGAGAGCGCAACAAGCTGAAGGCTTGCGTCCATTTCTGTTGCCTCCTCTTATAATCCTCTCAAACGCTGCATCCGCCTTTTTTCCTCGTACATCCTTTGGTCTGCAAGCTGGAGCAGGGCTGTTAAGTTCTTTCCGTCGTCAGGATAGAAGGCCAGGCCAAAGTCTGCCTCGATGGGGTATCCATCTGGGAGTTCTTCGATGCGTATTTCCGATAGGGCCGACCTAAGCCTTGATATGGCGGTCAGTACCTCCTCATGGGGCACGCAGGGGAAGAGGATGACGAATTCGTCTCCTCCAAATCGGGCGCAGAAGTCGCTTTCTCTC
The DNA window shown above is from Thermovirga lienii DSM 17291 and carries:
- a CDS encoding MgtC/SapB transporter (PFAM: MgtC family~COGs: COG1285 membrane protein~InterPro IPR003416~KEGG: hch:HCH_00686 uncharacterized membrane protein~PFAM: MgtC/SapB transporter~SPTR: Uncharacterized membrane protein), translated to MDASLQLVALSKVIIAVLLGGIIGVERENIGKPAGMRTHMLIAGASTLFVLLGKVIILNYCMSIGQNDFVRGDPIRVIQAIVLGISFIGAGTIIQHQERKTVIYLTSAASILFTAALGICVALDLYILAAGSVVIVLLINRGLRYFDKKILKRRKGSSVSCKDAKPFE